One genomic region from Amphiprion ocellaris isolate individual 3 ecotype Okinawa chromosome 20, ASM2253959v1, whole genome shotgun sequence encodes:
- the sumo3a gene encoding small ubiquitin-related modifier 3-like encodes MSEEKPKEGVKTENDHINLKVAGQDGSVVQFKIKRHTPLSKLMKAYCERQGLSIRQIRFRFDGQPINETDTPAQLEMEDEDTIDVFQQQTGGHC; translated from the exons ATGTCAGAGGAAAAGCCAAAG GAGGGAGTAAAGACTGAGAATGATCACATCAACCTCAAGGTTGCAGGGCAGGATGGGTCAGTGGTCCAGTTCAAAATCAAAAGACACACACCGCTCAGCAAACTAATGAAGGCGTACTGCGAACGACAG GGTCTCTCAATAAGGCAGATCAGGTTCAGGTTTGATGGCCAGCCTATCAATGAGACGGATACACCTGCACAG CTGGAGATGGAAGATGAAGACACCATAGATGTTTTCCAGCAGCAGACAGGCGGGCACTGCTAA
- the LOC111571671 gene encoding thrombospondin-type laminin G domain and EAR repeat-containing protein-like isoform X3, with amino-acid sequence MEEAGGLRGVHFSSPDSSVSFPSSQLLVNCDLFPKEFSMVLTLRVTRNAAKRNEYIFSLMEPRNVQKRAVNEREEDRGATLERNKEQSIIGEEQQREKKQVKGDEQHGRIILGLKLSEKRLHFVFKGHAGVIKHWVFRGIQLADNQWHTLVLAVGSHHVRLTVDCNSPLEIIPSGPFPSDLNIQGSRFHIGSRGRWKGLFSGLLRQLVLVPGSDATHQICPSSDPHIAALSVPPRLLDLPVVRSSSHRHGASYDTEERVSVGLERPCAELHQGQLWFNPLKKGLYLCDGTTWITVLEDHKRLDYVLEHQVLTTSSETHDVEIFQVPGVGLMAAMAHRSTAFGSAVYLWTKKGFQLYQNISTYGALAWRHFTVGKKIFLVVSNSEGAPDSRLSSDSDYSVIYKWSKRRKQFVQFQTLKTHCARDWEAFSIHRHTYLAVANHRQGNNNHTINSVIYKWNGLAKSFEVHQLLPTSGAYDWEFFMVGPYHFLVVANAFDGVTTSVDSVIYVWINGSFQVFQTIKTFCATDWEMFQIGSRVFLVVANGHRLHGNGPSQYTINSTIYELDIGGQLFVRFQDIVTYSAVDWEFFSLGEEYFLVVANSFNGESYSLNSILYRWQGYEGFVPIHWLPTIGCSDWEFFSSKGESYLIYSSAKAPLSKVFMLKTY; translated from the exons ATGGAGGAGGCCGGGGGGCTGAGGGGCGTTCATTTCTCAAGCCCCGACTCCTCCGTGAGCTTTCCTTCCTCTCAGCTGCTGGTGAACTGTGACCTTTTTCCCAAAGAATTCTCCATGGTTCTGACATTAAGAGTCACTCGCAATGCAGCCAAG AGAAATGAATACATCTTTTCCTTGATGGAGCCAAGAAATGTACAGAAAAGAGCAGTGAATGAGAGGGAAGAGGACAGAGGGGCTACTTTGGAAAGGAATAAAGAGCAGAGTATCATCGGAGAAGAACAACAGAGGGAGAAGAAGCAAGTCAAGGGTGATGAGCAACATGGACGAATCATTCTCGGACTAAAGTTGTCAGAAAAGCGtctgcattttgttttcaaaggtCACGCAGGGGTTATAAAGCACTGGGTGTTTCGAGGCATCCAGCTGGCCGATAACCAATGGCACACCCTTGTTTTAGCTGTTGGTAGTCATCACGTGAGGCTCACCGTGGACTGCAACTCCCCACTGGAAAT CATTCCTTCCGGGCCTTTCCCTTCAGACCTCAACATTCAGGGATCCAGATTCCACATTGGCAGTCGAGGAAGATGGAAAGGCTTGTTTTCA GGTTTGCTTAGACAGCTGGTTCTGGTGCCTGGTTCGGACGCCACCCATCAAATCTGCCCATCCTCTGACCCCCACATAGCAGCTCTGTCAGTACCACCGCGTCTCTTAGACCTGCCCGTAGTACGGAGTTCGAGTCATAGACATGGAGCTTCCTATG ACACAGAGGAGCGAGTGTCGGTGGGGTTGGAGAGGCCGTGCGCCGAGCTGCATCAAGGCCAGCTGTGGTTTAATCCGCTGAAAAAGGGCCTCTACCTGTGTGACGGCACAACGTGGATCACCGTGTTAGAGG ATCATAAAAGGCTGGACTATGTGCTGGAACACCAGGTGCTCACCACCAGCTCAGAGACACATGATGTAGAG ATATTCCAGGTACCTGGTGTCGGTCTGATGGCAGCTATGGCTCACCGGTCAACGGCCTTCGGTTCTGCTGTCTATCTGTGGACCAAGAAAGGTTTCCAGCTCTACCAGAACATCAGCACATATGGAGCGCTTGCTTGGAGACACTTCACTGTGGGCAAGAAG ATATTCCTGGTAGTGTCTAACTCCGAAGGAGCGCCCGACAGCCGACTCAGCAGTGACTCAGATTATTCTGTAATTTACAAGTggagcaaaagaagaaaacagtttgtGCAGTTCCAGACTCTAAAGACCCACTGTGCTCGAGACTGGGAGGCATTTAGCATCCATCGACATACTTACCTTGCTGTGGCCAATCACAGGCAAG GTAACAATAATCATACTATCAACAGCGTGATATACAAGTGGAATGGATTAGCAAAGTCTTTTGAGGTCCATCAGTTGCTGCCGACTTCAGGGGCCTACGACTGGGAGTTCTTCATGGTTGGGCCATACCATTTTCTGGTGGTCGCAAATGCATTTGACGGAGTGACCACTTCTGTAGACTCTGTCATCTACGTTTGGATCAATGGAAGCTTCCAGGTGTTCCAGACAATTAAG ACATTCTGCGCCACAGACTGGGAAATGTTCCAGATTGGCAGCAGGGTCTTCTTGGTGGTTGCCAATGGACACAGACTCCATGGTAACGGACCGAGTCAGTACACCATCAACTCCACCATCTACGAACTGGACATTGGTGGGCAACTGTTTGTCCGCTTCCAGGATATTGTCACCTACAG TGCAGTCGATTGGGAGTTCTTCAGCCTCGGGGAGGAATATTTTCTAGTGGTTGCTAATTCTTTTAACGGAGAATCCTACTCTCTCAACAGCATTCTTTACAG GTGGCAGGGATATGAAGGATTTGTTCCTATTCATTGGCTCCCAACAATTGGGTGCAGTGACTGGGAGTTTTTCAGCTCTAAAGGAGAGTCCTATCTGATCTACTCTAGCGCCAAAGCACCTCTCTCCAAAGTGTTCATGCTTAAAACCTActag
- the LOC111571671 gene encoding thrombospondin-type laminin G domain and EAR repeat-containing protein-like isoform X2: MCSFQVLLLGLKVTEATTDTWRQCADLVPLDLLSFVLERDTSRLAPGVHMEEAGGLRGVHFSSPDSSVSFPSSQLLVNCDLFPKEFSMVLTLRVTRNAAKRNEYIFSLMEPRNVQKRAVNEREEDRGATLERNKEQSIIGEEQQREKKQVKGDEQHGRIILGLKLSEKRLHFVFKGHAGVIKHWVFRGIQLADNQWHTLVLAVGSHHVRLTVDCNSPLEIIPSGPFPSDLNIQGSRFHIGSRGRWKGLFSGLLRQLVLVPGSDATHQICPSSDPHIAALSVPPRLLDLPVVRSSSHRHGASYDTEERVSVGLERPCAELHQGQLWFNPLKKGLYLCDGTTWITVLEDHKRLDYVLEHQVLTTSSETHDVEIFQVPGVGLMAAMAHRSTAFGSAVYLWTKKGFQLYQNISTYGALAWRHFTVGKKIFLVVSNSEGAPDSRLSSDSDYSVIYKWSKRRKQFVQFQTLKTHCARDWEAFSIHRHTYLAVANHRQGNNNHTINSVIYKWNGLAKSFEVHQLLPTSGAYDWEFFMVGPYHFLVVANAFDGVTTSVDSVIYVWINGSFQVFQTIKTFCATDWEMFQIGSRVFLVVANGHRLHGNGPSQYTINSTIYELDIGGQLFVRFQDIVTYSAVDWEFFSLGEEYFLVVANSFNGESYSLNSILYRWQGYEGFVPIHWLPTIGCSDWEFFSSKGESYLIYSSAKAPLSKVFMLKTY, translated from the exons ATGTGCAGTTTTCAG GTTCTTCTCCTGGGGTTAAAGGTCACTGAAGCCACCACTGACACATGGAGACAGTGTGCAG ATTTGGTTCCCCTGGACCTTCTCTCTTTTGTCCTGGAGAGGGACACCTCCAGACTGGCACCAGGGGTGCACATGGAGGAGGCCGGGGGGCTGAGGGGCGTTCATTTCTCAAGCCCCGACTCCTCCGTGAGCTTTCCTTCCTCTCAGCTGCTGGTGAACTGTGACCTTTTTCCCAAAGAATTCTCCATGGTTCTGACATTAAGAGTCACTCGCAATGCAGCCAAG AGAAATGAATACATCTTTTCCTTGATGGAGCCAAGAAATGTACAGAAAAGAGCAGTGAATGAGAGGGAAGAGGACAGAGGGGCTACTTTGGAAAGGAATAAAGAGCAGAGTATCATCGGAGAAGAACAACAGAGGGAGAAGAAGCAAGTCAAGGGTGATGAGCAACATGGACGAATCATTCTCGGACTAAAGTTGTCAGAAAAGCGtctgcattttgttttcaaaggtCACGCAGGGGTTATAAAGCACTGGGTGTTTCGAGGCATCCAGCTGGCCGATAACCAATGGCACACCCTTGTTTTAGCTGTTGGTAGTCATCACGTGAGGCTCACCGTGGACTGCAACTCCCCACTGGAAAT CATTCCTTCCGGGCCTTTCCCTTCAGACCTCAACATTCAGGGATCCAGATTCCACATTGGCAGTCGAGGAAGATGGAAAGGCTTGTTTTCA GGTTTGCTTAGACAGCTGGTTCTGGTGCCTGGTTCGGACGCCACCCATCAAATCTGCCCATCCTCTGACCCCCACATAGCAGCTCTGTCAGTACCACCGCGTCTCTTAGACCTGCCCGTAGTACGGAGTTCGAGTCATAGACATGGAGCTTCCTATG ACACAGAGGAGCGAGTGTCGGTGGGGTTGGAGAGGCCGTGCGCCGAGCTGCATCAAGGCCAGCTGTGGTTTAATCCGCTGAAAAAGGGCCTCTACCTGTGTGACGGCACAACGTGGATCACCGTGTTAGAGG ATCATAAAAGGCTGGACTATGTGCTGGAACACCAGGTGCTCACCACCAGCTCAGAGACACATGATGTAGAG ATATTCCAGGTACCTGGTGTCGGTCTGATGGCAGCTATGGCTCACCGGTCAACGGCCTTCGGTTCTGCTGTCTATCTGTGGACCAAGAAAGGTTTCCAGCTCTACCAGAACATCAGCACATATGGAGCGCTTGCTTGGAGACACTTCACTGTGGGCAAGAAG ATATTCCTGGTAGTGTCTAACTCCGAAGGAGCGCCCGACAGCCGACTCAGCAGTGACTCAGATTATTCTGTAATTTACAAGTggagcaaaagaagaaaacagtttgtGCAGTTCCAGACTCTAAAGACCCACTGTGCTCGAGACTGGGAGGCATTTAGCATCCATCGACATACTTACCTTGCTGTGGCCAATCACAGGCAAG GTAACAATAATCATACTATCAACAGCGTGATATACAAGTGGAATGGATTAGCAAAGTCTTTTGAGGTCCATCAGTTGCTGCCGACTTCAGGGGCCTACGACTGGGAGTTCTTCATGGTTGGGCCATACCATTTTCTGGTGGTCGCAAATGCATTTGACGGAGTGACCACTTCTGTAGACTCTGTCATCTACGTTTGGATCAATGGAAGCTTCCAGGTGTTCCAGACAATTAAG ACATTCTGCGCCACAGACTGGGAAATGTTCCAGATTGGCAGCAGGGTCTTCTTGGTGGTTGCCAATGGACACAGACTCCATGGTAACGGACCGAGTCAGTACACCATCAACTCCACCATCTACGAACTGGACATTGGTGGGCAACTGTTTGTCCGCTTCCAGGATATTGTCACCTACAG TGCAGTCGATTGGGAGTTCTTCAGCCTCGGGGAGGAATATTTTCTAGTGGTTGCTAATTCTTTTAACGGAGAATCCTACTCTCTCAACAGCATTCTTTACAG GTGGCAGGGATATGAAGGATTTGTTCCTATTCATTGGCTCCCAACAATTGGGTGCAGTGACTGGGAGTTTTTCAGCTCTAAAGGAGAGTCCTATCTGATCTACTCTAGCGCCAAAGCACCTCTCTCCAAAGTGTTCATGCTTAAAACCTActag
- the pttg1ipa gene encoding PTTG1 interacting protein a produces MMEIRILLPALLLVFGFGAVFAQSSATNQACEAKNGTSCEECLNNVTCLWCIKTKSCVTYPVRTILPPHSLCPLNDARWGLCWMNFQILIITLAVVGGIIIIAFIVCLFCCCKCENFGSKRFEAKMQRNANKMRTKQEERKAEMKQRHDEIRKKYGLSGQNPYSRFA; encoded by the exons ATGATGGAAATACGGATTTTACTCCCTGCTCTGCTTCTTGTCTTCGGTTTCGGGGCAGTTTTCGCTCAGTCTTCCGCAACTAACCAAG cttgtGAAGCGAAAAATGGGACAAGCTGTGAGGAATGTCTGAACAATGTGACG TGCTTGTGGTGCATCAAAACCAAGTCCTGTGTCACATATCCAGTGAGGACCATCCTCCCTCCTCATTCACTCTGTCCACTGAATGACGCTCGCTGGGGCCTCTGCTGGA TGAACTTCCAGATATTGATAATCACATTGGCAGTGGTTGGTGGGATTATCATCATTGCCTTCATAGTTtgtctcttctgctgctgcaagTGTGAGAACTTTGG ATCCAAAAGGTTTGAAGCCAAGATGCAGAGAAATGCCAATAAAATGAGAACCAAACAGGAAGAAAG GAAGGCCGAGATGAAACAGAGACACGATGAGATCAGGAAGAAATATG GTCTAAGTGGGCAGAATCCATACTCCAGATTTGCCTGA
- the LOC111571671 gene encoding thrombospondin-type laminin G domain and EAR repeat-containing protein-like isoform X1 yields the protein MSTLIFVQVLLLGLKVTEATTDTWRQCADLVPLDLLSFVLERDTSRLAPGVHMEEAGGLRGVHFSSPDSSVSFPSSQLLVNCDLFPKEFSMVLTLRVTRNAAKRNEYIFSLMEPRNVQKRAVNEREEDRGATLERNKEQSIIGEEQQREKKQVKGDEQHGRIILGLKLSEKRLHFVFKGHAGVIKHWVFRGIQLADNQWHTLVLAVGSHHVRLTVDCNSPLEIIPSGPFPSDLNIQGSRFHIGSRGRWKGLFSGLLRQLVLVPGSDATHQICPSSDPHIAALSVPPRLLDLPVVRSSSHRHGASYDTEERVSVGLERPCAELHQGQLWFNPLKKGLYLCDGTTWITVLEDHKRLDYVLEHQVLTTSSETHDVEIFQVPGVGLMAAMAHRSTAFGSAVYLWTKKGFQLYQNISTYGALAWRHFTVGKKIFLVVSNSEGAPDSRLSSDSDYSVIYKWSKRRKQFVQFQTLKTHCARDWEAFSIHRHTYLAVANHRQGNNNHTINSVIYKWNGLAKSFEVHQLLPTSGAYDWEFFMVGPYHFLVVANAFDGVTTSVDSVIYVWINGSFQVFQTIKTFCATDWEMFQIGSRVFLVVANGHRLHGNGPSQYTINSTIYELDIGGQLFVRFQDIVTYSAVDWEFFSLGEEYFLVVANSFNGESYSLNSILYRWQGYEGFVPIHWLPTIGCSDWEFFSSKGESYLIYSSAKAPLSKVFMLKTY from the exons ATGTCTACGCTGATATTTGTGCAGGTTCTTCTCCTGGGGTTAAAGGTCACTGAAGCCACCACTGACACATGGAGACAGTGTGCAG ATTTGGTTCCCCTGGACCTTCTCTCTTTTGTCCTGGAGAGGGACACCTCCAGACTGGCACCAGGGGTGCACATGGAGGAGGCCGGGGGGCTGAGGGGCGTTCATTTCTCAAGCCCCGACTCCTCCGTGAGCTTTCCTTCCTCTCAGCTGCTGGTGAACTGTGACCTTTTTCCCAAAGAATTCTCCATGGTTCTGACATTAAGAGTCACTCGCAATGCAGCCAAG AGAAATGAATACATCTTTTCCTTGATGGAGCCAAGAAATGTACAGAAAAGAGCAGTGAATGAGAGGGAAGAGGACAGAGGGGCTACTTTGGAAAGGAATAAAGAGCAGAGTATCATCGGAGAAGAACAACAGAGGGAGAAGAAGCAAGTCAAGGGTGATGAGCAACATGGACGAATCATTCTCGGACTAAAGTTGTCAGAAAAGCGtctgcattttgttttcaaaggtCACGCAGGGGTTATAAAGCACTGGGTGTTTCGAGGCATCCAGCTGGCCGATAACCAATGGCACACCCTTGTTTTAGCTGTTGGTAGTCATCACGTGAGGCTCACCGTGGACTGCAACTCCCCACTGGAAAT CATTCCTTCCGGGCCTTTCCCTTCAGACCTCAACATTCAGGGATCCAGATTCCACATTGGCAGTCGAGGAAGATGGAAAGGCTTGTTTTCA GGTTTGCTTAGACAGCTGGTTCTGGTGCCTGGTTCGGACGCCACCCATCAAATCTGCCCATCCTCTGACCCCCACATAGCAGCTCTGTCAGTACCACCGCGTCTCTTAGACCTGCCCGTAGTACGGAGTTCGAGTCATAGACATGGAGCTTCCTATG ACACAGAGGAGCGAGTGTCGGTGGGGTTGGAGAGGCCGTGCGCCGAGCTGCATCAAGGCCAGCTGTGGTTTAATCCGCTGAAAAAGGGCCTCTACCTGTGTGACGGCACAACGTGGATCACCGTGTTAGAGG ATCATAAAAGGCTGGACTATGTGCTGGAACACCAGGTGCTCACCACCAGCTCAGAGACACATGATGTAGAG ATATTCCAGGTACCTGGTGTCGGTCTGATGGCAGCTATGGCTCACCGGTCAACGGCCTTCGGTTCTGCTGTCTATCTGTGGACCAAGAAAGGTTTCCAGCTCTACCAGAACATCAGCACATATGGAGCGCTTGCTTGGAGACACTTCACTGTGGGCAAGAAG ATATTCCTGGTAGTGTCTAACTCCGAAGGAGCGCCCGACAGCCGACTCAGCAGTGACTCAGATTATTCTGTAATTTACAAGTggagcaaaagaagaaaacagtttgtGCAGTTCCAGACTCTAAAGACCCACTGTGCTCGAGACTGGGAGGCATTTAGCATCCATCGACATACTTACCTTGCTGTGGCCAATCACAGGCAAG GTAACAATAATCATACTATCAACAGCGTGATATACAAGTGGAATGGATTAGCAAAGTCTTTTGAGGTCCATCAGTTGCTGCCGACTTCAGGGGCCTACGACTGGGAGTTCTTCATGGTTGGGCCATACCATTTTCTGGTGGTCGCAAATGCATTTGACGGAGTGACCACTTCTGTAGACTCTGTCATCTACGTTTGGATCAATGGAAGCTTCCAGGTGTTCCAGACAATTAAG ACATTCTGCGCCACAGACTGGGAAATGTTCCAGATTGGCAGCAGGGTCTTCTTGGTGGTTGCCAATGGACACAGACTCCATGGTAACGGACCGAGTCAGTACACCATCAACTCCACCATCTACGAACTGGACATTGGTGGGCAACTGTTTGTCCGCTTCCAGGATATTGTCACCTACAG TGCAGTCGATTGGGAGTTCTTCAGCCTCGGGGAGGAATATTTTCTAGTGGTTGCTAATTCTTTTAACGGAGAATCCTACTCTCTCAACAGCATTCTTTACAG GTGGCAGGGATATGAAGGATTTGTTCCTATTCATTGGCTCCCAACAATTGGGTGCAGTGACTGGGAGTTTTTCAGCTCTAAAGGAGAGTCCTATCTGATCTACTCTAGCGCCAAAGCACCTCTCTCCAAAGTGTTCATGCTTAAAACCTActag